One region of Bacillus zhangzhouensis genomic DNA includes:
- a CDS encoding glycoside hydrolase family 1 protein, translated as MSMETKKQSYTFPKGFWWGSSASATQTEGSVPGDGKGPNIWDHWFEQEPTRFYDGIGPNVTSQFYRKYKEDIRLMKEIGHNSFRLSISWSRLLPEGRGAVNEEAVSFYNNVINELIAHDIEPFVNLYHFDMPMALQEKGGWVNRQVVDDYVSYAALCFQLFGDRVKKWFTHNEPIVPVEGGYMYSFHYPNEVDFQKAVQVGFHELLSNAKAIAAYKEMQQGGKIGIILNLTPSYPRSQNPRDVEAAEMADAFFNRSFLDPAVKGHFPEKLVEVLKKEGFIPSMEEGDLELIQENTIDLLGINYYQPRRVKAKEHMPHPQAPFMPNHYFDSFEMPGRKMNVYRGWEIYEKGIYDILKKVQTDYDNIECFISENGMGVEGEERFMDEKGMIHDDYRIDFISEHLKWVYQAIQEGSNVKGYHLWTFMDNWSWTNAYKNRYGFVSVDLQKDGKRTIKKSGYWFQSVSKNNGF; from the coding sequence ATGTCGATGGAAACTAAAAAGCAATCATATACATTTCCAAAAGGTTTCTGGTGGGGATCTTCTGCTTCTGCGACGCAGACAGAAGGCAGCGTCCCTGGAGATGGAAAGGGACCGAACATTTGGGATCATTGGTTTGAACAAGAGCCGACTCGTTTTTATGATGGAATAGGACCAAACGTCACATCTCAATTTTATCGAAAATATAAAGAGGATATCCGTCTAATGAAAGAAATTGGCCACAATTCATTTCGGCTATCGATTTCATGGTCACGCCTTTTACCGGAAGGAAGAGGTGCCGTCAATGAAGAAGCGGTGTCTTTTTACAATAATGTGATCAATGAACTGATTGCACATGATATCGAGCCATTTGTGAACCTGTACCATTTCGATATGCCAATGGCGCTGCAGGAAAAAGGCGGCTGGGTGAACAGACAGGTGGTCGACGATTATGTCAGCTATGCGGCATTATGCTTCCAATTATTTGGCGACCGGGTGAAAAAATGGTTTACCCATAACGAACCGATTGTTCCTGTAGAAGGCGGATATATGTATAGCTTTCATTATCCAAACGAAGTCGATTTCCAAAAGGCTGTACAGGTCGGTTTTCATGAACTTTTATCAAATGCTAAGGCGATTGCGGCTTATAAAGAGATGCAGCAAGGCGGTAAAATTGGCATCATCCTAAACTTGACCCCTTCGTACCCGCGAAGCCAGAATCCGCGTGATGTAGAAGCAGCAGAGATGGCCGATGCTTTCTTTAACCGTTCCTTCTTAGATCCTGCAGTGAAAGGGCATTTCCCTGAAAAACTAGTAGAAGTCTTAAAGAAAGAAGGCTTTATACCAAGTATGGAAGAAGGGGACCTTGAGCTCATTCAAGAGAATACGATTGATCTTCTTGGCATCAACTATTATCAGCCAAGAAGAGTGAAAGCGAAAGAGCATATGCCGCATCCTCAAGCACCATTTATGCCGAACCATTATTTTGATTCTTTTGAGATGCCGGGAAGAAAAATGAATGTGTACCGAGGCTGGGAAATCTATGAAAAGGGCATTTACGACATATTGAAAAAAGTCCAGACAGACTATGATAATATTGAATGCTTTATATCTGAAAATGGCATGGGTGTCGAAGGAGAAGAGCGGTTTATGGATGAAAAAGGAATGATTCATGACGATTACCGCATTGACTTTATTTCTGAGCATCTCAAATGGGTGTATCAAGCCATTCAAGAAGGAAGCAATGTGAAAGGTTATCATCTGTGGACGTTTATGGACAACTGGTCTTGGACGAATGCATATAAAAATCGTTATGGATTTGTCTCAGTTGATCTTCAAAAGGACGGGAAACGAACGATTAAGAAAAGCGGATACTGGTTTCAATCGGTTTCAAAGAACAACGGTTTTTAA
- a CDS encoding SDR family oxidoreductase — MYPDLKGKTVLITGAGTGIGQAMARRFGQEKANVVINYFSDQENPDDTIAAIQKHGGQAVKIKGDVSKEEDMQAMIDKAADTFGSLDVMINNAGIENEVPSTEMTLDNWNKVMSTNLTGMFLGCRDALKYMTDHGIEGSIINMSSVHQQIPWPHFVHYAASKGGAKLLTETLALEYAPKKIRVNSIAPGAIDTPINAEKFNDPALKKGVIELIPIGYIGKPEEVAACAVWLASKEASYVTGLTLYVDGGMTKYPGFQAGKG; from the coding sequence ATGTATCCAGATTTAAAAGGAAAAACAGTTCTAATTACAGGTGCAGGTACGGGGATTGGTCAAGCGATGGCCCGCAGATTCGGACAAGAAAAAGCCAATGTGGTGATCAATTACTTCTCTGATCAAGAAAATCCGGATGACACCATTGCAGCTATTCAAAAACATGGCGGACAGGCTGTGAAAATAAAGGGAGATGTATCAAAGGAAGAGGATATGCAGGCGATGATTGATAAAGCTGCTGATACATTCGGCAGTCTTGATGTGATGATCAATAATGCAGGCATTGAAAATGAAGTGCCTTCCACCGAAATGACGCTGGATAATTGGAACAAAGTGATGTCTACCAATTTAACAGGCATGTTTCTAGGATGTCGTGATGCACTGAAGTATATGACGGATCATGGGATAGAAGGCTCGATCATTAATATGTCGTCGGTGCATCAGCAAATTCCTTGGCCTCATTTCGTGCATTATGCAGCTAGTAAAGGAGGCGCCAAGCTTTTGACAGAAACATTGGCGCTTGAATATGCCCCTAAAAAAATCCGTGTAAACAGCATTGCACCAGGCGCCATTGATACCCCGATTAACGCGGAGAAATTCAATGATCCAGCATTGAAAAAAGGCGTGATTGAGCTGATTCCAATCGGTTATATTGGAAAGCCAGAAGAAGTGGCAGCATGTGCTGTCTGGCTGGCATCAAAAGAAGCAAGCTATGTCACAGGATTGACGTTATATGTAGACGGCGGCATGACAAAGTATCCAGGATTCCAGGCAGGAAAAGGATAA
- a CDS encoding GntR family transcriptional regulator yields the protein MKKYELISEEIRKRIGTAYYPEDQPIPDENSLAAEFQCSRMTMKRALDLLVAEGLLFRKRGHGTFIVKAALNQGAINVSGHENKGFTKVMADKNVTTQIIHFDVHFPSEEVAAHLSIGSTTPVYDIIRLRLVDEEPYVLEKTFMPVNLIKGIDEEVLLGSIYGYISNQLHLKIAGAHKKIRAAKSDHLDQQYLGCDPTDPVLEVEQVAYLNTGRPFEYSFSHHRYDKFDFTTVEITKTGH from the coding sequence ATGAAGAAGTACGAACTCATTTCAGAAGAAATCAGAAAACGAATAGGAACAGCATATTATCCAGAAGATCAACCCATTCCAGATGAAAACTCGCTTGCCGCTGAATTTCAATGCAGCAGAATGACAATGAAGCGTGCGCTCGATCTTCTCGTTGCAGAAGGTCTGCTCTTTAGAAAAAGAGGCCACGGTACATTTATTGTAAAGGCAGCACTCAATCAGGGGGCAATCAATGTATCAGGCCATGAAAATAAAGGGTTTACAAAAGTCATGGCCGATAAAAACGTCACGACTCAAATCATTCACTTTGATGTCCATTTTCCAAGCGAAGAGGTGGCAGCCCACCTTTCCATTGGCTCAACCACTCCTGTTTATGACATCATCCGGCTCCGTCTTGTGGATGAAGAGCCTTATGTATTAGAAAAAACGTTTATGCCTGTCAACCTCATTAAGGGGATAGATGAAGAGGTTCTACTTGGTTCTATCTATGGCTACATTTCAAATCAGCTTCATTTAAAAATAGCAGGAGCGCACAAGAAAATCAGAGCGGCTAAGTCAGATCATCTGGATCAGCAGTATTTAGGCTGTGACCCAACGGATCCTGTACTTGAAGTCGAGCAGGTTGCTTATTTAAACACCGGACGGCCGTTTGAATACTCCTTTAGCCATCATCGCTATGATAAGTTTGACTTTACAACGGTTGAAATTACGAAAACAGGACATTAA
- the celB gene encoding PTS cellobiose transporter subunit IIC, which yields MFDKISAILVPIAGRLNNNRYLGVLRDAFMLAFPLTIFGSIMVVLMNLPFLDKIMSQPVLEGVQSALNVAPSATINIMSVFVVFGIGYYLSKSYDVEAVFGGVIALASFLLLTPFLLEQEGGATIAGVIPVDRLGAKGMFLGMITGFLSAEIYRYFVQKKFVINMPQGVPPAVSKSFAALIPAALTLTTFLFINIVITQGFKTNMHDLIYHAIQAPLVGLGSGIIPTLIAVFFIQILWFFGLHGQIIINSVMDPIWNTLSIQNLESYTKTGEVPNIISKQFIEIYTVGMGGTGMTLAVVFTILIFLKSKQLKQVAKLGLGPGLFNVNEPIIFGLPIVMNPLILIPWILAPMVITCITYLAMASGIVPPPTGVNIPWTVPIFISGMMATNSLAGGLLQLFNLMIVFVIWFPFLKFIDRMNVKNEKITTTENTKAANIKGEGDSIHVDGN from the coding sequence ATGTTTGATAAAATAAGTGCCATTTTGGTTCCGATTGCTGGGAGATTGAACAACAACCGCTATTTAGGCGTATTACGGGATGCCTTTATGCTTGCGTTCCCGCTCACCATTTTTGGTTCCATTATGGTTGTGCTGATGAATTTGCCATTTTTAGATAAAATCATGAGTCAACCAGTACTGGAAGGAGTCCAGTCTGCACTGAATGTCGCACCGAGTGCGACCATCAACATTATGAGTGTGTTTGTTGTTTTTGGGATCGGCTACTATTTATCAAAAAGTTATGATGTGGAAGCTGTCTTTGGCGGCGTGATTGCTTTAGCCTCTTTTTTGCTTCTGACTCCATTTTTACTAGAACAAGAAGGCGGTGCAACGATTGCAGGCGTTATCCCAGTCGATCGTTTAGGTGCAAAGGGGATGTTCCTAGGAATGATCACAGGCTTTTTGTCTGCTGAAATTTATCGTTATTTCGTCCAGAAGAAATTTGTGATCAATATGCCGCAGGGGGTTCCGCCAGCTGTTTCCAAGTCTTTTGCTGCACTAATCCCGGCTGCTTTGACACTCACAACCTTTTTGTTCATTAATATCGTTATTACACAAGGCTTCAAAACAAATATGCATGATTTGATTTATCATGCCATTCAGGCACCGCTTGTCGGTCTTGGAAGCGGTATCATCCCAACCTTAATTGCTGTTTTCTTTATACAAATTCTTTGGTTTTTTGGGCTTCACGGCCAAATTATTATCAACTCTGTTATGGATCCGATTTGGAATACATTGTCCATTCAAAACCTAGAAAGCTATACAAAAACAGGTGAGGTTCCTAATATCATCAGCAAGCAGTTTATCGAAATTTATACGGTTGGAATGGGTGGAACCGGTATGACGCTGGCTGTTGTGTTTACAATTTTAATTTTCCTGAAAAGTAAGCAATTAAAACAAGTAGCCAAGCTCGGCTTAGGACCAGGACTATTTAACGTGAATGAACCGATTATCTTCGGTTTACCAATTGTCATGAATCCGCTTATTCTGATTCCGTGGATTTTAGCGCCAATGGTTATTACATGTATTACTTATTTGGCGATGGCATCAGGTATTGTACCGCCGCCGACAGGCGTGAATATCCCGTGGACAGTGCCAATCTTTATTAGCGGAATGATGGCGACAAATTCACTAGCGGGCGGTCTGCTTCAGTTGTTTAACCTGATGATTGTGTTTGTCATTTGGTTCCCGTTCCTGAAATTTATTGATCGAATGAATGTGAAAAATGAAAAAATAACCACAACAGAAAATACAAAAGCAGCAAACATCAAAGGTGAAGGAGACTCAATACATGTCGATGGAAACTAA
- a CDS encoding PTS sugar transporter subunit IIB has product MKRILLACSSGMSTSLLVTKMKAHADSIGDEAEIWAVGQDQAKKEMANADVVLIGPQMSFLKEDLQKEAKKYGIEVEVIDMQAYGLADGQKVYEQALTLMGES; this is encoded by the coding sequence ATGAAACGTATTTTATTAGCATGCAGTTCGGGAATGTCTACGAGTTTACTAGTGACAAAGATGAAAGCACATGCAGATTCAATTGGGGACGAAGCAGAAATTTGGGCAGTTGGGCAAGATCAAGCGAAAAAGGAAATGGCGAATGCGGATGTTGTGTTAATCGGACCGCAAATGAGCTTTTTAAAAGAAGACCTTCAAAAAGAAGCAAAAAAATACGGGATTGAGGTAGAAGTCATTGATATGCAGGCATATGGGCTTGCCGATGGACAAAAAGTGTATGAACAAGCACTTACATTGATGGGGGAATCTTAA
- a CDS encoding PTS lactose/cellobiose transporter subunit IIA: MEKKTLEGLTEEQVSFQLILHSGNARSKLLEALKQYREGLEEKAFGLMKEAEEDLQNAHDIHFQLVQKEAGGKTTSFSLLLIHAEDHLMSTITIKELVGELLPIFQSLKK, translated from the coding sequence ATGGAAAAGAAAACACTCGAAGGTCTTACGGAGGAACAAGTCAGCTTTCAATTGATCTTACACAGCGGGAATGCACGCAGCAAATTGCTCGAGGCTCTTAAACAATATCGAGAAGGTCTAGAAGAAAAGGCTTTTGGTCTTATGAAAGAAGCGGAAGAAGATTTACAGAATGCACATGACATCCATTTTCAACTCGTGCAGAAAGAGGCAGGCGGAAAAACAACATCCTTTTCCTTACTGCTCATACACGCCGAAGATCACTTAATGTCGACCATTACCATCAAGGAGCTTGTGGGAGAGCTCCTGCCGATATTCCAATCGCTTAAAAAATAA
- a CDS encoding GRP family sugar transporter yields MGILYALLPAIFWGSIVLISVKLGGNAYQQTLGITLGAFLFSIAAYFIKMPELTPLIFAVSVISGIFWSIGQMNQLSSVAFLGVSKAVPLSTGMQLVSTTLFGVMVFKEWQTMTVILIGSCAILLIIAGVVMTSLGQKKNGGDNGRGNFKKGVIILLISTVGYVGYVVILRWFDIDGWSALVPQSVGMLLSSLAISLKQDPFSKYTFRNIMAGLVWSTGNLGLLLAIPLIGVAVSFSMSQTGIVISTLGGIYLLKEKVSRTSFVIAGCLMIIAGGVLLGFTK; encoded by the coding sequence GTGGGCATCTTATATGCACTTCTCCCAGCGATATTTTGGGGAAGTATTGTTCTCATTAGTGTCAAACTAGGCGGGAATGCGTATCAGCAAACCCTTGGCATTACGCTCGGCGCGTTTTTATTTTCGATTGCAGCCTATTTCATCAAAATGCCAGAGCTGACACCGCTTATTTTTGCGGTTTCCGTCATTTCAGGCATCTTTTGGAGTATTGGACAAATGAATCAGCTTTCAAGTGTTGCTTTTCTCGGTGTGTCTAAAGCTGTTCCTTTATCAACGGGCATGCAGCTTGTGAGCACAACGCTATTTGGCGTCATGGTCTTCAAAGAATGGCAAACGATGACGGTCATACTCATCGGTTCTTGCGCCATTTTACTAATCATTGCAGGTGTTGTCATGACATCGCTCGGTCAAAAAAAGAATGGCGGCGATAATGGCAGAGGCAATTTTAAAAAAGGGGTCATTATTCTGCTCATCTCAACCGTTGGCTACGTCGGATATGTCGTCATTTTAAGATGGTTTGATATTGATGGCTGGTCTGCACTCGTTCCGCAATCCGTCGGCATGCTGCTTTCATCCTTAGCGATTAGTTTAAAGCAGGATCCATTTAGTAAATATACGTTTAGAAATATCATGGCTGGTCTAGTTTGGTCAACAGGAAATCTTGGGCTGCTTTTGGCCATTCCATTAATTGGTGTAGCCGTAAGCTTTTCAATGTCACAAACAGGGATTGTTATCTCAACACTAGGCGGCATTTACTTATTAAAAGAGAAAGTATCTAGAACAAGCTTTGTCATTGCAGGCTGCTTGATGATCATTGCAGGCGGTGTGCTGCTAGGCTTTACAAAATAG
- the zwf gene encoding glucose-6-phosphate dehydrogenase: MNTETNNPKAVIVIFGATGDLAKRKLYPSIHRLYHSGKLGDQFAVVGVGRRPWSHEDLRAVVKESVSSDDAEAKTEEFISHFYYHDFDVSSPASYQSLNTLLTGLEDTYSIPNNRMFYLAMAPEFFGTIAKFLKSEGVSETTGWSRLVIEKPFGHDLPSAKTLNEEIRDAFTEDQIYRIDHYLGKQMVQNIEVIRFANAIFEPLWTNRYISNIQITSSESLGVEDRARYYENSGALRDMVQNHMLQMVALLAMEPPIKLNTEEIRSEKRKVLRALRPFSKDEVDQFFVRGQYDSGTIDGSEVPSYLEEQNVDPNSNTETFVAGKLLIDNFRWAGVPFYIRTGKRLEKKSTQIVVQFKDIPMNLYYGNGNAMHPNLLVIHIQPDEGITLHLNARKLDGGTYAKPIKLDYQTNYNDIMNTPEAYEKLIHDCLLGDATNFAHWDEVALSWNFVDPISEKWAESKTLKPNYPAGSMGPKEADELLEKDGYHWWNI; encoded by the coding sequence GTGAATACAGAAACTAACAACCCTAAAGCAGTCATTGTCATTTTTGGTGCAACAGGAGACCTTGCCAAACGCAAGCTCTATCCTTCTATACATAGACTTTATCATAGCGGAAAGCTAGGTGATCAATTCGCTGTTGTCGGAGTTGGACGCCGTCCGTGGTCTCATGAGGACCTCAGAGCTGTGGTAAAGGAATCTGTTTCTTCTGATGATGCAGAAGCGAAAACAGAGGAATTCATTTCACATTTCTATTATCACGATTTTGATGTATCAAGCCCTGCTTCGTATCAATCGCTTAACACGCTTCTAACAGGTCTTGAAGATACGTACAGTATCCCAAATAACCGCATGTTCTATTTAGCTATGGCACCGGAATTCTTCGGAACGATTGCGAAATTCCTAAAGAGTGAGGGCGTATCAGAAACAACCGGCTGGTCACGACTTGTCATTGAAAAGCCATTTGGGCATGATCTGCCAAGTGCCAAAACATTAAATGAAGAAATTCGTGATGCATTCACAGAAGATCAAATCTATCGTATTGATCACTATCTTGGTAAACAAATGGTTCAAAACATTGAGGTCATCCGCTTTGCCAATGCTATTTTTGAACCGCTTTGGACAAACCGCTATATCTCAAACATTCAAATTACATCCAGTGAATCATTAGGGGTTGAAGACCGGGCTCGGTATTATGAAAATTCTGGTGCACTAAGAGACATGGTCCAAAACCATATGCTTCAAATGGTTGCCCTTTTAGCAATGGAACCGCCAATTAAACTTAATACAGAGGAAATCCGCAGCGAAAAACGGAAAGTATTGCGCGCTCTTCGCCCTTTCTCTAAAGATGAGGTCGATCAATTCTTTGTCCGCGGACAGTATGATTCTGGTACGATTGATGGCAGCGAGGTTCCTTCTTATCTGGAAGAGCAAAATGTTGACCCGAACTCAAACACAGAAACATTTGTGGCAGGGAAACTGCTGATTGATAACTTTAGATGGGCCGGGGTGCCATTTTACATTCGGACAGGAAAACGGTTAGAAAAAAAATCTACTCAAATCGTGGTTCAATTTAAAGACATTCCAATGAACCTGTACTATGGAAACGGGAATGCCATGCATCCAAACTTACTCGTCATTCACATTCAGCCAGATGAAGGCATCACCCTTCACCTGAATGCTCGCAAGCTGGATGGCGGCACGTATGCGAAACCGATTAAGCTCGACTACCAAACAAACTATAACGACATCATGAATACACCAGAAGCATATGAAAAACTGATTCATGACTGCTTGCTAGGCGATGCGACAAACTTTGCTCACTGGGATGAAGTGGCACTTTCTTGGAACTTCGTTGATCCGATTTCTGAGAAATGGGCAGAAAGCAAAACATTAAAACCAAACTACCCTGCTGGTTCTATGGGACCGAAAGAAGCTGATGAGCTTCTCGAAAAAGATGGATACCATTGGTGGAATATATAA